In Oryzias latipes chromosome 6, ASM223467v1, the sequence AGTCTGGGATTCAACTCCTTccattcctcctttttttttttttttggccccggATCTCTAATATATGCATTTATCTCTGTTTCCAGCAAAAATACTTTGACTCTGGTGATTACAATATGGCCAAGGCAAAAATGAAGAACAAGCAGCTGCCGTCTGCCCCAGCAGAGAAGACTGAGATCACAGGGGGGCACATCCCAACGCCTCAGGATCTGCCTCACAGAAAGACCAGCATGGTGACGAGCAAACTTGCTGGTTGAGGGTTTTACTTTCACTGTTTTGCTACCATTCCATATTTCACTTTATATCTGCATGCCGTTTACATTTCTTCAGGTTTTGCTTTCGGCTTTAAGAACAAAATTTATTAAGCCAAATACGTTCCTGTGTTTATTACTAATTGAGGAATCgagtagttcattaaaatttCCTACAGGAAAAATTTCACAATTCTTCTCTTTTGTCCACGTTATGTACTTTTCTGATTGTGtggttttatttaattgtgtGCTTTAAAGCGAGTGAAATTTAGCCAGTTGTGTCCACTTC encodes:
- the arpp19 gene encoding cAMP-regulated phosphoprotein 19, which encodes MSEENDETKASDEQQEMEETVISPEKSEEAKLKARYPNLGAKPGGSDFLRKRLQKGGQKYFDSGDYNMAKAKMKNKQLPSAPAEKTEITGGHIPTPQDLPHRKTSMVTSKLAG